Within Celeribacter marinus, the genomic segment ACGGCACAATGCGCGACAACGTGATTGGCCTGAGCGTTGTTTTAGCAGACGGCACCATCATTGAAACCGGATCGCGCGCGCGCAAATCGTCGGCCGGCTATGATCTCACAGCGCTATTTGTCGGCTCCGAAGGCACCCTTGGCCTCGTGACCGAGTTGTCGTTGCGCCTGTATGGCCAGCCCGAAGCCATTAGCGCCGCTGTCTGTGCCTTCGATGATCTGGACGCAGCCGTCAACGCCGTCATTGCGACCATCCAATACGGGCTACCAATGGCGCGGATCGAGTTTCTCGATGTGGTCAGCGTTCAGGCTGTAAATGCCTACTCAGGTGCCAATTTCCCCGCGCGCCCGCATCTATTTGTCGAGTTCCACGGCTCTCAGGTGAGTGTCGCTGACCAAGTGGAGACTTTTGGCGACATCGTGCGCGACTTTGGCGGATCGGACTTTGAATGGGCCAGCAAGACCGAAGAGCGCAACGCCCTTTGGACCATGCGCCACAATGCCTACTATGCCTGTCTTGCCCTCAAGCCCGGTTACAAAGCCGTTGTAACCGACATTTGCGTGCCGATTTCAAAACTTGCTCAAGCGGTCGAGGAAACGGCCGCCGACATTGCCGCTTCCCCGCTTGATGGGCCGATTTTGGGCCACGTTGGAGATGGCAATTTTCATGCGATCTTATTGATTGAGGACGCAAATGACGCGGATCTGGGCGAGGCGAAGCGCCTTGCCGGACGCATGGCCGAGCGCGCGCTGGCCATGGGCGGTACAATCACCGGCGAACATGGGATCGGGATGGGTAAAAAAGACTTGATGCAAGCCGAACACGGGGCCGCATGGACCGTTATGGGCGCGCTCAAATCCGCCATGGACCCCCGCAACCTCATGAACCCTGGCAAGCTGGTCCCCTAAGGGCGCGTTACATTTCCAACAGCGATTTGGCGGCTTCGCGTGCGGCCTCAGTAATCGTGTCACCCGACAACATCCGCGCGACCTCCATCACGCGATCATCACCGATCATCGGCGTCACCTCGGACAGGGTCACCTCGTTCTCGACGCGTTTGGCCACGCGCCAATGATGACCACCCAATGCGGCCACCTGTGGGGAGTGGGTGACGACCAAAACCTGTCCCTCCCCCGCAAGCGCCTTGAGACGGCGTCCGACCGCATCGGCAGTCGCCCCGCCAACGCCCCTATCAATCTCGTCAAAGATCATCGTCACGCCGGTTTGATC encodes:
- a CDS encoding FAD-binding oxidoreductase — encoded protein: MIPDIAFDALSTVLEGRVTRSKSDLDVHGRSETWFAPTPPDAVAYPETTQEVSAMMKVCYAHDIPVVAWGAGTSLEGQTLAIHGGLVVDFSRMNRVLQVNDADMDCRVQPGVTREQLNTDLRATGLMFPVDPGANASIGGMAMTRASGTTAVRYGTMRDNVIGLSVVLADGTIIETGSRARKSSAGYDLTALFVGSEGTLGLVTELSLRLYGQPEAISAAVCAFDDLDAAVNAVIATIQYGLPMARIEFLDVVSVQAVNAYSGANFPARPHLFVEFHGSQVSVADQVETFGDIVRDFGGSDFEWASKTEERNALWTMRHNAYYACLALKPGYKAVVTDICVPISKLAQAVEETAADIAASPLDGPILGHVGDGNFHAILLIEDANDADLGEAKRLAGRMAERALAMGGTITGEHGIGMGKKDLMQAEHGAAWTVMGALKSAMDPRNLMNPGKLVP